From Gemmatimonadaceae bacterium:
CGACGGGGCGCGCGTTGCGCAACCCGAAACTTCTCTCGCTGCGGCCTGACCGCTCCCCTCACACAAGGAACTGAACCATGTCGTCCGTTTCCACGCAGAAGCGCGCGAGCCGCAAGCAGAGCACGGCCACGGTGTCCACGTCGGGCCAGCCCAACGCGCAAGCCGTCATCGATGCCATTGCCCGTGCGCAGGCGATGATCGAGTTCGATCTCGATGGGACCATCCTGCACGCGAATGACCTCTTCTGCCGCACCATGGGCTATCGCCTCGACGAGATCCAGGGGCAGCATCACCGCCTCTTTGTCGATCCCGCCTACGCGGCCGGCCCGGAGTATGCCCAGTTCTGGACCGACCTGCGCGCCGGCAAGGCGTTCACCGCCGAGTTCACCCGGCGTCGGCGCGACGGCAGCGAGATCACCCTGCAGGGGAGCTACATCCCCGTGCTCGACGAGAGCGGCCGCGCCGTGATGGTAGCCAAGATCGCCACGGACGTCACCGACGTGCGCAACGCCGCCACCGACGCGGCCGGTCGTCTCGACGCCATCAGCCGCGTGCAGGCCGTGATCGAGTTCCGGACCGACGGCACGATCGTCACCGCCAACGACAACTTCCTCAACACGCTCGGCTACCGGCTTGACGAGATCGTGGGCAAGCACCACCGCCTGTTCGTCGAGCCCACGTACGCCGCCAGCGCCGAGTACGCCGACTTCTGGCGCAAGCTCGCCAACGGCGAGTTTCAGCGCGCCGAGTACAAGCGCATTGGCAAGGGCGGTAAGGAAGTCTGGATCGAGGCCAGCTACAATCCGATCTTCGACCAGAAGGGGCGGGTCACCAAGGTGGTGAAGTTTGCCATCGACGTCACGGCGACCAAGCTGCGGGCGGCCGACTTTGAAGGCCAGCTGTCGGCGATCAGCCGGGCGCAGGCGGTCATCGAGTTCAATCTCGACGGCACCGTCGTCAACGCCAACGACAACTTCCTGAACGCGTTGGGCTACCGGCTCGACGAGATCAAGGGGCAGCATCATCGCCTCTTCGTCGAACCCGCGTACGCCCAGTCCGCCGAGTACGCGCAGTTCTGGGCCGATCTCAACGCCGGCAAGTTCCGCCAGGCGGAGTACAAGCGGATCGGCAAGGGCGGGCGCGTGGTCTGGATCAACGCGAGCTACAATCCGATCTTCGATCTGAACGGCAAGCCGTACAAGGTGGTCAAGTACGCCACCGATGTCACCGAGCAGAAGAACCTGCTGTCGATGGTGAACTCGAGCGCGAACTCGCTGGCCGCGGCCGCCGAGGAGCTCACGGCGACCAGCCACACGATGAGTGCCACGGCCGAGCAGACCAGCGCGCAGGCCAACGTGGTGTCGGCGGCGTCCGAGCAGGTCAGCCGCAACGTGGCCACCGTGGCCACGGGAACGGAAGAGATGAGCGCTTCCATCCGTGAGATCGCGAGCAATGCGGCCGAAGCCAGCAAGGTGGCCGTGCACGCGGTGAAGGTGGCCGAGAGCACGAACGACACCGTGGCCAAGCTGGGCGTGTCGAGCGCCGAGATCGGGAAGGTCATCAAGGTCATCACCTCGATCGCGCAGCAGACCAACCTGCTGGCGCTCAATGCCACGATTGAAGCGGCGCGCGCCGGCGAGGCGGGCAAGGGCTTTGCGGTAGTGGCCAACGAAGTGAAGGAGCTCGCCAAGGAAACGGCGAAGGCCACCGAAGACATCAGCCAGAAGATCGAGGCGATTCAGACGGATACCACCGGCGCCGTGTCGGCCATCCGCGAGATCTCGCAGATCATCGACAAGATCGCCGAGATCCAGACGACGATCGCCAGCGCCGTGGAAGAGCAGACGGCGACCACGAACGAGATGGGGCGCAACGTCACCGAAGCGGCCAAGGGGTCGTCGGAGATCGCGCAGAACATCACCGGCGTGGCGCAGGCGGCCATCGCGACCTCGCAGGGCGCGTCCGATTCGCTCCGCGCGTCGACCGAGCTGGCGCGCATGGCGGCCGATCTGCAGGGGATGGTTGGCAAGTTCCAGTTCTGAGGATCCTCGACGATGCGTGCCCTCATAGTGGATGACAGCCGCGCGATGCGCGCGGTGATCGGCAAGATGGTTGGGGATCTCGGGGTCGAGACCTCCTTTGCCGCCAACGGTCGCGACGCGCTCGAGCAGCTCGTCGCGACCGGCCCGCCGGACTTCGCGCTCCTCGACTGGAACATGCCCGAGATGAACGGCTTCGAACTGCTCCAGGCGTTGCGGGCCGATACCCGGTATCGCGATGTCCCGGTCGTCATGATCACCACCGAAACGGAAGTACAGCAGGTGGTCCGGGCGCTGGAGCAGGGCGCCAACGAGTACATCATGAAGCCGTTCACCGCCGAGATTCTGCGCGACAAGCTCGACATGCTCGGCCTGGTGCCGACCGGCGCCTGACGGACCGCTCCATGCGTCGTATTCGGGTGCTCGTCGTGGACGATGCGGTCGTTGTCCGGCGCATGGTGACCGACGTGCTGGCCGCCGATCCGGAGATCGACGTGGTGGGCACGGCGGCCAACGGCCGGATTGCGCTGCAGAAGATCACGCAGCTCACACCGGACCTGATCACGCTCGACGTGGAGATGCCCGAGATGGATGGGCTGACCACGATCAGTGAGATCCGGAAAACATGGACGACCATGCCGGTGATCATGTTCAGCACGCTCACCGAGCGTGGTGGGCAGTCCACGCTGGAAGCATTGTCACGGGGCGCCACGGACTACGTCACCAAGCCGGCGAACGTCGGCAGCGTCACGGTGGCGCAGCAGCGCATTCGCGACGAGCTGATTCCGAAGATCAAAGGGTTGTGCGCCGGGATTCTCGCGCAGGCGGCCCAATTGGCCGCACCGGCGGCGGTCCCGCGTACCACCGCGCCCACGGCGGCAGCGCCGGCGGCGCGACCGCTCACTGGACTGACCGGCGCGTTCGACCTGGCACCAACGCCGCTCTCGCCGCTCGCGCCGCGCGTCGTCGCGATCGGTAGCTCCACCGGTGGGCCGAACGCGCTGATCGAGGTCATTCCGAAGTTGCCGGCCCTCTTTCCGGTGCCGGTGGTCATCACGCAGCACATGCCGCCGATGTTCACGCGTCTGCTGGCGGATCGCTTGTCCAATCTCTCACGGGTCCCCGTCCGTGAGGCCCAGGAAGGGGATGTGATTCGCCCCGGGACCGTGTGGGTCGCCCCCGGCGATCATCATCTCGTACTCAAACGCGTCGAGGACAAAGTGATCGCCACGCTCACGCAGGCCCCGCCGGAGAATTCCTGCCGACCATCAGTCGATGTGATGATGCGCTCGGTGGTGGAGTGCTACGGCGCGCAGGTGCTGGCGGTGATCCTGACCGGCATGGGGCAGGATGGCCTGCGGGGCTGTGAGCTCGTGCACGACACCGGCGGCGGCGTGCTGGCGCAGGACGAAGCCAGCTCCGTGGTCTGGGGGATGCCCGGGTTCGTGGCCAAGGCCGGCATTGCCAACGCCGTCCTCCCGTTGCCGCAGGTGGCGCCCAGCATCATCGCCCGCGTGCTCCATCCGGTCCTCTCCACTGCTCCATCCCCCTCCCTCGCCGCGTCAGCAGGTGCCCCATGGCGATGACCGCCCGAACGTTCGAGTACGTGCGT
This genomic window contains:
- a CDS encoding chemotaxis response regulator protein-glutamate methylesterase codes for the protein MRRIRVLVVDDAVVVRRMVTDVLAADPEIDVVGTAANGRIALQKITQLTPDLITLDVEMPEMDGLTTISEIRKTWTTMPVIMFSTLTERGGQSTLEALSRGATDYVTKPANVGSVTVAQQRIRDELIPKIKGLCAGILAQAAQLAAPAAVPRTTAPTAAAPAARPLTGLTGAFDLAPTPLSPLAPRVVAIGSSTGGPNALIEVIPKLPALFPVPVVITQHMPPMFTRLLADRLSNLSRVPVREAQEGDVIRPGTVWVAPGDHHLVLKRVEDKVIATLTQAPPENSCRPSVDVMMRSVVECYGAQVLAVILTGMGQDGLRGCELVHDTGGGVLAQDEASSVVWGMPGFVAKAGIANAVLPLPQVAPSIIARVLHPVLSTAPSPSLAASAGAPWR
- a CDS encoding response regulator, with product MRALIVDDSRAMRAVIGKMVGDLGVETSFAANGRDALEQLVATGPPDFALLDWNMPEMNGFELLQALRADTRYRDVPVVMITTETEVQQVVRALEQGANEYIMKPFTAEILRDKLDMLGLVPTGA
- a CDS encoding PAS domain-containing methyl-accepting chemotaxis protein; this translates as MSSVSTQKRASRKQSTATVSTSGQPNAQAVIDAIARAQAMIEFDLDGTILHANDLFCRTMGYRLDEIQGQHHRLFVDPAYAAGPEYAQFWTDLRAGKAFTAEFTRRRRDGSEITLQGSYIPVLDESGRAVMVAKIATDVTDVRNAATDAAGRLDAISRVQAVIEFRTDGTIVTANDNFLNTLGYRLDEIVGKHHRLFVEPTYAASAEYADFWRKLANGEFQRAEYKRIGKGGKEVWIEASYNPIFDQKGRVTKVVKFAIDVTATKLRAADFEGQLSAISRAQAVIEFNLDGTVVNANDNFLNALGYRLDEIKGQHHRLFVEPAYAQSAEYAQFWADLNAGKFRQAEYKRIGKGGRVVWINASYNPIFDLNGKPYKVVKYATDVTEQKNLLSMVNSSANSLAAAAEELTATSHTMSATAEQTSAQANVVSAASEQVSRNVATVATGTEEMSASIREIASNAAEASKVAVHAVKVAESTNDTVAKLGVSSAEIGKVIKVITSIAQQTNLLALNATIEAARAGEAGKGFAVVANEVKELAKETAKATEDISQKIEAIQTDTTGAVSAIREISQIIDKIAEIQTTIASAVEEQTATTNEMGRNVTEAAKGSSEIAQNITGVAQAAIATSQGASDSLRASTELARMAADLQGMVGKFQF